The DNA region aagagcaaaggcaatgggaaagacattgttgttgtcgtcttgtgcaacctccatgagcaaagtacccttgtattttctgtataaccaagtgccatcaatttgaataataggtttgcagaatgcgaaacctttgatgcacaggtcaaatgcccaaaagagacggtgaaatattctattacctgtagcacaggttccgtctggcatcattgctggcactgtctccataaTTGCGACAGTTCatgggacatatgtttttagtgcccataaaaaccgtggcaattccttgaatgaatcctcccaATTGCCGAAAACCTattcaacagcctttgtcctcgcaatccaggcttttttgtaagatggagtataattatatgttgttctgatatgggatataattatactcaccttcactgatgggtctttattaaccaacggcagaatgtcttgacatatcaaagttgcgcttagtttacggtgatcttgttcaacgttagttgcaatgcaactgtgcggtgggtctattgaagcgatctcccaagagtcgtttttcttcttgtaagacgcagccaaacgaaacttacaaagcatgttacaACATTCGgtaacataccttctagaatcagtgtgtttcactgtaaagtcagcagagttgttcatgtggaattttttgattgccagaacacattcttctttggtacgaaacatgtctcccacctttaattcgccttctgatctcggatacggattatagaaaacactgttggatgtttcatcgtcgtgaagatctatatttgtcatatgttgaggtggattgtagacatgactaggaggtattggtggtggttgatcatcatcttcatcatcgttgttcagcatgtgatcaagctgtatctcggtctccccttcttcttcatcaacgacatCCACTTCTGCctctgcttctgggttgacgtcatctaACCATTGTCGATCatcttcaccagattcatcctcaccggttagttgagactgttgagatgatatacatggttgaagagtaatgtacaactcaatacagttgcatcctgaatgttcatgactaacaaacatgtattcaacatcttcattgtctcgtaccttaagggggaaatacttgcattgaccattctaaaaaaatattggattttgatatgtgatctttgacacaatacccgatcctataaaggattgtattctttttttcaaatgcaagaaggttgcatttctcttgatcgtgattctaatggtatcagtgtttcgaaaacaaaaaccatgtagctcagactcgtatgtttcaccgttgcagtgaacgttgacactgtataatgatgaagatgacattgtgcagatgaaaactattttcttactgcagatgaatgtgagtgtagtgtcttggatgttgatagtaagacacttaaatagatgagtgaagtgtctcacatgctagctagttcggagtgacgtgtcggacatgcaagctagtccgaaatgacgtgtcggacatgcaagatactctgagatgatgtgtcaaccatgcaagctatcaagaagtgacttgttcagcatgcaggagacaagacagccacATGTCAtacatgcagacacacactccaaatggattgaCGCCTCCACTTATTccttgtacatggtcgccaattcaagtggagacatCATGCATTCAtacctcgaaaccaagcaatcagacctaggtcttgcatgcatgtccctatggaggctccaatttgaatggcgacccctcttaaaggttgtacatggtcgccaattcatgtagagacaccatgcaagcacaacttttcatgcttccatccatttgcctataaattcatccactccatcaacacttcttccacaccatcactctcactacttcctctacaatacttcttttacaatttcatcttcaacaacatcttctAGTTTCACCTACACCAACCCCCCAACAAAATGTCTTTACTCGCAATGGGCGAagcacatagaggaacggttgcaaacatcgcaacatatgtaagttttttcttttgttaactttttatctttcatcttcaccaaccccattttattttgacataccaacttagtcaagtgttttattctttcttttatatgatgtatcaaggtttcgaactcgggtccacgaatatgtccatatggacccgatgattcaaccttatgttgaactcgccggttttggtcatattagccagattttgtcttggtctatagataacaaattcattctagccttatgcgaaagatggataccagagacacacacattttggttcccaaccggtgagtgtaccgtgacgttagaagacgtctacatgcttttaggactatCCATTGAAGGCAAGgttgttaatggtaagaccaactatgaaaattcaatttgcatggagctcttagacactgatttgttagatgataatgctagaggtcaaggtatactactctcacgcctaaagtcatattataatagtttatacttagatgagcattctaccgaagatgctcgaataataaaaactaggtgttacattatgttgttaataggaccatttttatttcccgaaggtagtggttctagcatgcatattatgtacttacctctacttagacatgtagatagaatagaaagttacagttggggatctgcttgtctagcctatctctatagctcgttgtgcaaaaactcccacaaagatacatctacattttctggatgtgctgttttgctacaagcatgggattggtcaagactaccgtctctagcaccggtcaataacaaccctttcacttttccatatgcacaaaagtaagttgtttaaattgctatatctttacttacttccttaaagtttattacctcaaactaattttttttgactttttggtgtagatggtcgaCACGTagtatgagttacaacagatgtccgagacactgtattactcagtatcacaacctgttggatcaccttcgacccACAGAAGTAagcaaaataacttaattatttcgttatattttgttaactttttctacattcattataatcctatcttctttagcatttcagttcatttggcgtccataccttaatttggatcatgaccatgaggtcaacgctgaagacgcagccgtatggactgcatgcacaccgataatacggttcacaattgtggagatgcacaacatcgatcgtgtgaagctgcagttcggtatggtccagaatatcccagatcccccagctagcctaggagaatggcatctgcgtaaagttaacgaccaatggaacttcaatccatggcaaagcttcgcaagatcggagtgtcgcaaatggaagcacagtcatgaccatgtcttaactgacgcagtcatgccaactgaggtaaaaccaagtcgtacttatatggcttggtacagatcggttggttttcagttcatcgccgaagatatgtacatatacgacccacgccaggcaagttacacacaagaaggatcaacatctaaccaccaacaacattctcatcccggttactcacaaccccctatccgtcaaactttccgttccacaaacatacaaccaaaacatgtcattcacccaaccccaataccaagagcataccccataccacccccaacaaattgaccatcaacctgagacccaacatcgcttcgcacccacaccatcaccctaccaaagtcgccttagccaaaacaccaaccgcccctcctcctaccgtagccaagaagcccaaacatcacaaaaccaaaacatccaacaaccctatctctaccaaacaccccaacaacctttccaacctttcctcgacgcatcattcacacccatgtctcccttcaaccgtcccggtcgcccatccatgagtcaaccacatcccaacttctctggcatgggtcatgagctcagctacggcggtacaccatcaATGCATATTGAAGACTATGTTGACTTgtctgaatacctcaacggaccttctcctgtagttggtagtgatgCTCCTAGCCCCTCAGATGatcaaacaccggtgcagaatcgtcaacgtgggttagggccaagggttagggtagctagaggatgtgggaccggaggtcggttaggtgatctcggtcatcaccattaggtttctttgtgtaaactccaaactctattaatatcaagtcgtattatatcaaatttatctttcacttataccataaaacacaaaaaaatgcattttaggaggagtctccaattgaattggcgactcctcttaaaacctacacatatgcgccaattggattggctagggcaggtgccctagccaatccaattggcgtcttcattcaagttttaagaggagtctccaattcaattggcgactcctcctaaaagtggggtattttgagaatttttttgaaactaggagtattttggaaatttccttgaaaaagtgggttatttgGGTAAAAAAACCACCAAAATGACTAGAATTTGActatttataaaaaatatatacaacAACTTGAAGAATATACAAGATTTTTAAAAACTTGAATATAATTTAGAACTCAACAAATATTCAAAATATATAGAGGCGTTCACTCAAAATCATATGCTAATGCCATATAATTTGGAAAAGAAAACTATGTAGTAACCAATGAAAGTTTGCATGTGCCACCTATTGAGTACCATAGTTTGTTCCAAACACAATGGTTCCTGCAAAACCAACCCTTAGACATTAGAAAACCAACCCTTAGACATTAGAAACCACATATATGTCAGTTTCACGGTGTCGTGTCTGAGTCTGGTGCCTATTAAAAAGTATCGAATCTTTAGAGATAAGAACAAAGACGATAAGAACTCACCTAGCGTTGGCATGAGTAGAGACAAAACACAAATTCCAGCAACCTTAAGAGGCAAACCAACTTTAAGCATGTCTTTAATTTCAATATGTCCAGTAGCAAATCCAACAACATTTGAAGGTGTTGATGTCGGAAGCCAGAATGCGAATTCAGTCGCTATACCACCCGGGATCATAAGAAGAAGTGGATGAACATGCATAGTTCTAGCTATATGATACAAAAGTGGAACAACAAGTGTAGCCGTAGCATCATTGGAAGTGATGAATTCAGTGATAATGCTACATAGTAAACTAACAGCAGGAACAATCGCTAAGTATGGAACATGTTTTAAGAATCCTAAGGCTTTTGACATTACATCTGCTAAACCACTAGATTGTACTCCTTCGGCTAAGGCAAATCCAGCTCCTAGGAGCAAAATTAGGTTCCATGGTAACTTTTTGCATTCTTTCCAATTCATTAGTTTTTCTCCGTTTTGCTTCATGTTTGGGATTATGAATAATAACACAGCTGCCAAAACCTACATTGCAAGACATTGTTGGTGTAATGGTTCAAACATGTTTTTTTAAGAAAATGTAGTGAAACTTACACTTATGCTTCCATCACCAACAAGACCATGAAACAAAACTCCCCATCCAGGTAAGTCATCTGAGATTCTTCTTGTCATCCATAATATTATCAATAACTATATTATTAACAAACTAAGTTACTTCATAATTATGACAATTTTTACACAGTTAATCAATCACCTATTAGAAAATCAAATCTACTTTAAAATCACATCCTAACGTCTCAATTTGCTTTTGATGTGAGAAGCTAGAAATTCCAATTTCTATTGATCAACGTCGAATTGGTTTAAAACTGACATccaaattattattattatgaataTTTGACTTTTATCATAATTATCTATAAAATTAGATTAATGATTGTGATATAGTGATAGAATAAAAAAATTTAGACTGAcataataattaataaattaatctGTTAAAGATAAAATAGTTAAAATTTGTAGTTAGACATACCCCAAAAACACATAACACCATCTTTTCAGCAAAAGTCATGGGACCTGCAAAAATCAGGAACCGAGTTACAGCTGCATCCAATTTAGgagaaaataaaaatatttttgtcaTTTCTAATTAAGAAATGAAGACTATTTAAATGAAATTAATGTATATTTTTAGGATGTTAGATAAAATGAGACATCTTTATTGAAATTGTTTATTTCAGATATTGATATCTATTGTAGTTAGAGATTGACTCTCTATTGGTTACTCTTACTTGTTAAAATTCTTTTATCATTATATAACACTTAAAAATTAAATGACTAAATTATATTGAGTTTATTAAGAAGATTATCTCTTTAATTTATCGGGAAGGAATCAATGTATCAATGATATTGTTAATATTGACTTAAGTATTTAGAAGATACAATGGTCGGATATTGCATTCgtaatattttttaatatatatatattatttctCTGAATAAAAATTCTAGGAGCGCTACACTATTTGTAGGTAAATGTTTATAATGAAGAgttgttttgtttttttattaacTCCTACTTAAATTTAGGTTTAGTTTctaaatttttttatatttttaatggTCTTAAAAAATAGTATGTTTTTAAAGTAAAGTTAAAGAGATGTTGTTTAAACAATCTTGTTAATTTGGTGTAACAATAAcaaaaaagtaaaataaaagtAATGAACCAAAATGACAAAGAATCAGATATGGAGGAAGCAACATGGATAGGAAAAGACATTTTTTTATGGTTTCCTTTTGAAAAATTTCCTCTCTGTTTTATTTCTTTCTGCTGCCAACCCTATCAAGAAAATCTTAAGTATGTTTTTTATTTGATAACGTGAATTGTAACTTatcaattattttttattttattaaaatatatattaatcAATATTACAAAATGATTAAATTTAATGTATGCCAGACATTGACAAAGAAATTTTTAATAAACAATTCACTTTTATGTTATCAACTATTCTTTTCTTCCTCCAGTACAATCAATGATCTAATTGATCATTTATACaaattataaataataataataataataataataataataataataataataataataataataataataataaggaATGATATTTTTTACTACCTCTTAttctatttataagaaaaaaaaaattatatttattgaATAATTGATGTATTTGTAGATTATATAATACAAATGTATtgattatttaataaatttaaaaaataattttgttCTTATAAATAGAATCGGAGATAgtattaaaatatatattatcaaataaaaataatattaattaaagaTAAAATTAAAAAATGTGCATTGAAAATTAAAGACATAATTAATCACCCAATCTTTTAACTTAATTTAATGTTCCGTTCGTTTTTCTAAAGTAAGTTAGTCTCTTAACTTCACTTTCACTTTCACTTTCGTTATCCTAATTGATCTCTTCCGTTAATTTCCGAAGAAAAAAAAGCAATTAACTTTtatataatattaaatattataAGAAATTAATTTTTATGTATCACATTCATTATTTATACAACATTTTCAATTTAAAGATGAATTTTATTAGATTTTATAAATAGTTAATTTTTATGTATCACATTTATTATTTATACAATATTTTAAGTTCAAAAAGACAAATTTTACGATACATATTAGCTTAAGAATTATCTAaacattttcaaaattaaaaccaaaatatTTAAGATTAAATAGACCAAAAAGCAAATATGTTAAGCAAAAACTTACCAAGAGCTTCAAGGTCCCTCTTCAAATAAGCTCTATCCAAATAATCAGATAAAACCCTACTCGACCCTTTTCGAACATAAAGCAAACATAGTATAATCCAAAAGCAGATAAGTAAAAAAACAGCCACAGGAAACCCAAAGAAAAACCAATTATTGAAGCTTATTGGTTTTGCTTGAGGAGCAAGACTTTTCCACATTCCAATTATTATCAAGTTCACACCTGTTCCTGTTAAAGTGCTTATGCCACCAATTGGTGTAGCATAAACCACGGTTAAAATCACTGCTCTACTGAACTTGTTCATCAATTCCGATTGTTCATGTGCCGGCGGTAGCCGGTGTAAGATTCCGGTCGCCACTGGCATCATCATAACCGCTGCTGCAACGTTGTGTAACCACATGCTGACGAAAAATGTGGTTGCACATAGGCCTAGTAGTAGCATTGCTGGATTTAATGGATCGCCACAAAATATCAAGGTTACCTGTTAAGTAAGATTCACATCATGTTACAACATATCATATACTTTGATAATATTGGGTTTAATTTTGATGTAGGGTTGATGTGAAATACTATGGAATTAAACATTATTACTCACATTCAAAGCCAATCTTCTATGAACGTTATATCTTTCCACAGCAAGAGCAAGAATGAAGCTTCCCAAAACAAGTGTGATGACATCATCCATATAAGAATGAGCAACAGCATCAGCTGAAGAAATTCCAAAGAGAGGAAACAAAAACAAAGGACACATGGAAGTAACAGGAAGTGGAACAGCCTCACTGATCCACCAAGTGAAAACCCATGCAATCACACCAAGCATTTTTGTGCTTGTCGCAGGAGCATCAAGCTTCACTAGGAGACAAATAACTAAGGATAATAAAGGTCCTAAGATTATATAAAAGTTTTTAAGGTTGAAAATGGATGATGTGATTGTAAAGGAATTGTTAGATGTTTGTTGGATTGGTTCGTGAAGAGGTAGAAGTGGTGCTTTGAGAAAGGGTGATGATGGAGTTTGTTCTTCGGACATGTTGGGAGAAAACAATGGTGGCTATGGTTGGAACTTGGAAAGGACAAGTTTGTTTGAGAGATGTGGGGCTTTTATTCATGAATATTTTGGTTTccttttcttattttattttatatgaTGCATCACATGTCAAATATTCAAATGGTTCATATGAAAAAGAAATTTTACATAAAAACACGTGTGAAATTTTATATTATTGGATGAGATCAAAGTTATTGTTTAAATCAgttgtgatttttttttaaaataatcaattttttcaaaaaaaaatcgaaaataatcaataattcaaaaaaaatatcaaaataatcactttttgaagaggatgcgtcagatgaaATGGCGCACCCCCTAAGCATGAAGAGGAGacgccaatagcattggcgcatgcattgggctcctcatgaggaggcgtcaatgctcCTGGCGCCTTAGTGCTATTTGTAGTGTGGGCGTCAATCCCTCGGGCGCCTGCATGTGATGTCATGTGGGCGTCAACTCTCTTGGCGCATACATTTTATGTACACTCCGTATAAAAGTCACGccttggatgcaatatttttcacacaaaatcaTCTCCTAATACCATTTTTCTCTAGTTCAACCCCAATCACCTTCAAGTTTCTCTGTTttaacaatgtctgcatacattcagaaacgaaatgctgatgtaatattttccgTCGTTGCGGCTCCGGTACtgatacgtttgaacgtcttaaacggacgttgtacagttggttagaaGGAGAAATTGGAGAaggtgaaaggattagaagaatacaataGCTTGTGTCCACATTCAACCAAAACGGAGAAGTGTGTGAATGTGTGGATActaagaccgaccaagacgctcgtaggatgatgcattacatgtttaaaattattttgatggttgtaatcgcatagttcttatcactacgccaaataagggaaaagagggcgcttattttggcctataacagcgcttttaagcgccctctaaagtggcgctggcataggtaaagacagcgctttgttttcctggagaaagcgctctctaaagtggccctttaagggccacattatagtgcgctttcagaaaaaagcgccctctagagtggtccataaagggccaccttagagggcgctttctggacaaagcgccctctaaaattgtcaatgtaaagtgtttagagggcgctttctggacaaagcgccctctaaagttgtcaatgtaaagtgtttagagggcgcttcctaca from Lathyrus oleraceus cultivar Zhongwan6 chromosome 1, CAAS_Psat_ZW6_1.0, whole genome shotgun sequence includes:
- the LOC127076850 gene encoding tonoplast dicarboxylate transporter, giving the protein MSEEQTPSSPFLKAPLLPLHEPIQQTSNNSFTITSSIFNLKNFYIILGPLLSLVICLLVKLDAPATSTKMLGVIAWVFTWWISEAVPLPVTSMCPLFLFPLFGISSADAVAHSYMDDVITLVLGSFILALAVERYNVHRRLALNVTLIFCGDPLNPAMLLLGLCATTFFVSMWLHNVAAAVMMMPVATGILHRLPPAHEQSELMNKFSRAVILTVVYATPIGGISTLTGTGVNLIIIGMWKSLAPQAKPISFNNWFFFGFPVAVFLLICFWIILCLLYVRKGSSRVLSDYLDRAYLKRDLEALGPMTFAEKMVLCVFGLLIILWMTRRISDDLPGWGVLFHGLVGDGSISVLAAVLLFIIPNMKQNGEKLMNWKECKKLPWNLILLLGAGFALAEGVQSSGLADVMSKALGFLKHVPYLAIVPAVSLLCSIITEFITSNDATATLVVPLLYHIARTMHVHPLLLMIPGGIATEFAFWLPTSTPSNVVGFATGHIEIKDMLKVGLPLKVAGICVLSLLMPTLGTIVFGTNYGTQ